In bacterium, the following proteins share a genomic window:
- a CDS encoding CoA pyrophosphatase, with amino-acid sequence MDHPWSPARLLPEPPIEYGTRQAAVLAPLYEDGDDLRLVLIRRPLHMPTHGGDVAFPGGKPEPGERPLDTALREAREEVGIEPATVEVLGYLPAIHTVSYPLLVVPVVGRLAGVPSLRPDPNEVDRIHTPTVGSLLDETRWRSKSWKGHQVFMFDLDGDTLWGATARMVRRLIGLEPYW; translated from the coding sequence ATGGACCATCCCTGGAGTCCCGCCCGCCTGCTACCCGAGCCGCCGATCGAATACGGAACCCGGCAGGCGGCGGTACTGGCCCCCCTGTACGAGGACGGAGACGACCTCCGGCTGGTCCTGATCCGTCGTCCGCTCCACATGCCCACTCACGGTGGGGATGTCGCCTTTCCCGGCGGCAAGCCGGAGCCGGGGGAGAGGCCCCTCGACACCGCCCTTCGCGAAGCCCGCGAAGAGGTCGGCATCGAGCCGGCCACGGTCGAAGTGCTCGGCTACCTGCCCGCCATCCACACCGTGAGCTATCCGCTCCTGGTCGTGCCCGTGGTCGGACGACTCGCCGGAGTGCCCAGCCTGCGACCCGATCCGAACGAGGTGGATCGGATCCACACTCCGACCGTAGGTTCCCTCCTTGACGAGACCCGCTGGCGCAGCAAGTCGTGGAAGGGCCACCAGGTGTTCATGTTCGACCTCGACGGCGACACCCTGTGGGGAGCGACGGCTCGCATGGTTCGCCGGCTGATCGGCCTGGAGCCGTACTGGTAG
- a CDS encoding GNAT family protein has translation MRIPARDLLPPVARYTERLLLRPFRRRDIEALYAAVRDSQAELAEYLPWATKAFTRAGAAGFVRESIRSWREGKAYDFSIRLQERPERHVGNISIWHVSRSSRSGEIGYWIRTEDTGRGIATEATHEALRIGFGELSMHRMVLRVAVGNKASERVATKLGFVREGVLREDIQVGGRWMDHSVWGLLDHEYRRLARTDLRGENPDSGDPDRR, from the coding sequence ATGCGAATCCCGGCCCGAGACCTGTTACCCCCGGTGGCGCGCTATACGGAACGTTTACTGCTCCGGCCCTTCAGGCGGCGTGACATCGAAGCCCTCTACGCCGCGGTTCGCGACTCCCAGGCGGAGTTGGCCGAATACCTGCCCTGGGCCACCAAGGCCTTCACGCGTGCGGGAGCGGCCGGCTTCGTCAGGGAGAGCATTCGCTCGTGGCGCGAGGGCAAGGCCTACGACTTCTCGATCCGGCTCCAGGAGAGGCCCGAGCGCCACGTCGGCAACATCAGCATCTGGCATGTCTCCCGAAGCTCGCGATCCGGCGAGATCGGCTACTGGATCCGTACGGAGGACACGGGCCGGGGCATCGCCACCGAAGCCACCCATGAGGCACTCCGGATCGGGTTCGGAGAACTGTCCATGCACCGCATGGTCCTGCGGGTAGCGGTCGGCAACAAGGCCAGCGAGAGGGTGGCCACCAAACTCGGGTTCGTGCGCGAAGGGGTCCTACGAGAAGATATTCAGGTGGGCGGTCGCTGGATGGACCACTCGGTCTGGGGCCTCCTCGACCACGAGTACCGGCGCCTGGCCCGAACCGACCTCAGGGGGGAGAACCCGGACTCCGGCGACCCGGATCGTCGATAG
- the infA gene encoding translation initiation factor IF-1, with protein sequence MPKDDVLRVQGSVVETLPNAMFNVKIDGGLEVLARASGKMRRGRFIRILPGDRVDVELSAYDPSRGRIVWRYK encoded by the coding sequence TTGCCCAAGGATGATGTGCTACGGGTTCAAGGCAGCGTCGTCGAGACCCTGCCCAATGCCATGTTCAACGTAAAGATCGATGGTGGCCTCGAGGTGCTCGCCCGAGCCTCGGGCAAGATGCGACGGGGACGGTTCATCCGTATTCTGCCCGGTGACCGAGTCGACGTGGAGCTGTCCGCCTACGACCCCAGCCGCGGGCGCATCGTCTGGAGATACAAGTAG
- a CDS encoding sulfite exporter TauE/SafE family protein, with protein sequence MTLELVLLLVAGFGTGFINAVAGGGSALTIPLLTLMSDANIANGTNRVPVLFANLAGIAAYQRGDSVPWNRISVLIPPVLAGAGLGAWIATLIPPDGMQRVFAVVLLLVAVSAVVNTKQWLEEAPSRLGPVGRTVAFFFIGFYGGFVQIGVGILLLTALVLGSGFSMLRGNGAKVVIIAAYSVVSLPFYFWAGHVDLWLGVILAFGFSSGAYLAARLAVRKGSAWARWVLVVAAVGAAIRMMFW encoded by the coding sequence GTGACCCTGGAACTCGTCCTACTGCTGGTTGCAGGGTTCGGCACCGGCTTCATCAACGCGGTTGCCGGTGGGGGATCGGCCCTGACCATCCCGCTGCTCACGCTCATGTCCGACGCCAACATCGCCAACGGCACCAACCGGGTGCCGGTCCTGTTCGCCAACCTGGCCGGCATCGCCGCGTACCAGCGGGGAGACTCGGTCCCCTGGAACCGGATATCGGTGCTGATACCGCCTGTCCTGGCCGGCGCCGGCCTGGGAGCGTGGATCGCCACCCTGATCCCGCCGGACGGGATGCAACGGGTCTTCGCGGTCGTGCTCTTGTTGGTGGCGGTCTCGGCGGTGGTCAACACCAAGCAGTGGTTGGAGGAGGCGCCCTCCCGGCTTGGTCCCGTCGGTCGGACCGTCGCCTTCTTCTTCATCGGTTTCTACGGAGGGTTCGTCCAGATCGGGGTGGGGATCCTCCTGCTGACCGCCCTGGTGCTCGGCTCCGGGTTCAGCATGCTGCGGGGGAACGGCGCCAAGGTCGTGATCATCGCCGCCTACTCGGTGGTCAGCCTGCCTTTCTACTTCTGGGCCGGGCATGTGGATCTGTGGCTCGGCGTGATCCTGGCCTTCGGGTTCTCGTCGGGCGCCTACCTGGCCGCGCGGCTGGCGGTACGCAAGGGATCGGCTTGGGCGAGGTGGGTGCTGGTGGTCGCGGCGGTCGGGGCGGCTATCAGGATGATGTTCTGGTAG
- a CDS encoding helix-turn-helix domain-containing protein, whose amino-acid sequence MQSEDKILGANEVADLLGMDVQMIRKYAREGRLPAYRLPGGRTFKFFRSEVLDFVRAHPASTEGS is encoded by the coding sequence ATGCAAAGCGAAGACAAGATTCTCGGCGCCAACGAGGTGGCCGACCTTCTGGGCATGGATGTCCAGATGATCCGGAAGTACGCGAGGGAAGGCCGCCTTCCCGCTTACCGCCTTCCGGGCGGTAGGACCTTCAAGTTCTTCCGTAGCGAGGTGCTGGACTTCGTCCGGGCTCATCCGGCGAGCACCGAAGGCAGCTGA
- a CDS encoding MFS transporter, whose protein sequence is MTRLFRAYDRARVVYTITVFVLLASLDNAAIALYPVLTNVIAADLGESRARVALVTALVILVTALTAVGWGYIGDRSRRKPLLFWATLAWSGGLVLVARSGSLTELALWSVLVGAGLGAIASVGFSVISDFIPPRRRGLAMSFWGLSQGAGGFFGILVGGVLGASDWRRPFVGLALVGAAVALLYLTTAEAHRGRAEPELAEALAAGGTYDYRIERSDLKKLWKIRTNPWLVLQGLTAQLAYGSLVWVPLLYQSKVEADGYDLATATAVGAVFGAIFQLGGVASILAGHLGDRLQLRTARARAAISATGILGAIPFFVAFFFIPLRGLEIPTDQGSMAIVLATLGSVVTNPYAASAFLLILVAVILSSADSPNWFALISDVNLPEHRGTVFGIANLSNGVSRAAGNGLTVPVAAALAASFAAPLNYAIGLALFQVFFIPTGLCYWMASRTCPGDIARARAVLAERGRRARPDTRPIDETSG, encoded by the coding sequence ATGACCAGGCTCTTTAGGGCTTACGACCGGGCTCGTGTCGTCTATACGATAACGGTTTTCGTACTTCTGGCGTCACTGGATAACGCTGCAATCGCGCTCTATCCGGTACTCACGAACGTAATAGCCGCCGACCTCGGAGAGAGCCGGGCCCGCGTGGCGCTGGTCACCGCCCTGGTCATCCTCGTAACCGCTCTGACGGCGGTGGGCTGGGGATACATAGGTGATCGGTCGCGACGCAAGCCCCTCCTCTTCTGGGCCACGCTGGCATGGAGCGGCGGGTTGGTGCTGGTCGCAAGATCGGGCTCCCTCACCGAACTGGCGCTGTGGTCGGTCCTGGTCGGTGCCGGCCTGGGCGCCATCGCCTCGGTCGGTTTCTCGGTGATCTCCGACTTCATCCCTCCGAGGCGTCGAGGTCTGGCAATGAGCTTCTGGGGCCTGTCCCAGGGCGCCGGGGGCTTCTTCGGCATCCTGGTGGGCGGTGTCCTGGGGGCGTCCGACTGGAGGCGCCCGTTCGTCGGGCTGGCATTGGTCGGCGCCGCGGTCGCCCTCCTGTACCTGACCACGGCCGAAGCACACCGGGGCCGGGCGGAGCCGGAGCTGGCCGAGGCACTGGCCGCCGGAGGCACCTACGACTACCGCATCGAACGATCCGACTTAAAGAAGCTCTGGAAGATCCGCACCAACCCTTGGCTCGTGCTCCAGGGCCTGACCGCCCAACTCGCGTACGGATCCTTGGTCTGGGTGCCTCTCCTGTACCAGAGCAAGGTCGAGGCTGACGGGTACGACCTCGCCACCGCCACGGCGGTCGGAGCTGTCTTCGGCGCCATATTCCAACTGGGCGGGGTTGCCTCCATCCTGGCGGGGCATCTGGGGGACCGCCTGCAGCTCAGGACCGCCCGGGCCCGAGCCGCGATCTCAGCAACCGGCATCCTGGGCGCCATCCCCTTCTTCGTCGCGTTCTTCTTCATCCCGTTGCGCGGCCTCGAAATCCCCACGGATCAGGGAAGCATGGCCATCGTCCTGGCCACTCTCGGCAGCGTGGTCACCAACCCGTACGCGGCCAGCGCCTTCCTGCTGATCCTGGTGGCCGTCATCCTCAGCTCGGCCGACTCCCCCAACTGGTTCGCCCTCATCTCCGACGTGAACCTGCCCGAGCATCGGGGGACCGTGTTCGGGATCGCCAACCTTTCCAACGGGGTGTCGCGGGCGGCGGGGAACGGACTCACCGTTCCGGTGGCCGCGGCGCTCGCTGCCAGCTTCGCGGCGCCGCTGAACTACGCCATCGGCCTGGCCCTCTTCCAAGTCTTCTTCATCCCGACGGGCCTGTGCTACTGGATGGCGTCCCGGACGTGCCCCGGCGACATCGCCCGGGCGCGGGCCGTGCTGGCCGAGCGGGGGCGCCGGGCTCGACCGGATACCCGACCGATTGATGAGACATCCGGCTAG
- a CDS encoding GuaB3 family IMP dehydrogenase-related protein: MDISIGLGKAGRRGFGFDDISIVPSRRTRDPDDVNLTWELDGYRFGLPMLGSAMDSAVSPSTAVAIGRLGGLGVLNLEGLWARYQDPEPVFEEVAELPADHATARLQELYQAPIDPDLMRERISDIKSAGVVAAASLTPQSVERYIDGVVEAGLDVLVIQGTVVSAEHVSSRDDPLDLSSFIAGLDLPVIVGGCASYAGAIHLMRTGAAGILVGVGPGAACTTRRVLGMGVPQATAIADAAGARIRYLAEAGRYVHVIADGGMSTGGDIAKAIACGADAVMIGSPLASAIEAPGRGAHWGMATFHPSVPRGTRVMTGQLGTLEQILVGPARENDGRQNLFGALRLAMASTGYADLKEFHKAELVVAPSVRTEGKALQRSQRVGMGS, from the coding sequence GTGGATATTTCGATAGGCTTGGGTAAGGCGGGTCGGCGCGGTTTCGGCTTCGACGACATATCCATAGTCCCCAGCCGCCGCACCCGTGATCCCGACGACGTCAACCTCACCTGGGAGTTGGACGGCTACCGGTTCGGGCTGCCGATGCTCGGGTCGGCCATGGACTCGGCCGTGTCCCCATCGACCGCGGTGGCCATCGGCCGGCTCGGAGGTCTGGGTGTGCTGAACCTCGAGGGCTTGTGGGCCCGCTACCAGGATCCCGAACCGGTGTTCGAGGAGGTGGCGGAGCTACCCGCAGACCACGCCACCGCCCGCCTCCAGGAGTTGTACCAGGCGCCCATCGACCCTGACCTCATGCGAGAGCGCATCTCCGACATCAAGTCGGCGGGGGTGGTGGCCGCCGCATCGCTGACCCCACAGAGCGTGGAGCGTTACATCGACGGGGTGGTGGAGGCCGGGCTCGACGTCCTGGTGATCCAGGGCACTGTGGTATCGGCCGAGCACGTCTCCAGCCGCGACGATCCCCTCGACCTTTCATCCTTCATCGCCGGCCTGGACCTCCCCGTGATCGTGGGTGGGTGCGCTTCCTACGCCGGAGCGATCCACCTGATGCGCACCGGCGCCGCAGGAATCCTGGTCGGGGTGGGTCCCGGCGCGGCGTGTACCACCCGCCGGGTGCTGGGGATGGGGGTGCCGCAAGCCACCGCCATCGCCGACGCCGCCGGCGCCCGGATCCGGTACCTGGCCGAGGCCGGGCGGTATGTCCACGTGATAGCGGACGGCGGTATGAGCACCGGTGGTGACATCGCCAAGGCGATCGCCTGCGGGGCGGACGCGGTGATGATCGGCTCGCCGCTGGCCTCGGCGATCGAGGCGCCGGGTCGAGGCGCCCACTGGGGAATGGCCACCTTCCATCCGTCGGTTCCAAGGGGCACGAGGGTGATGACCGGGCAACTGGGCACCCTGGAGCAGATCCTGGTGGGTCCGGCCCGCGAGAACGACGGCCGCCAGAACCTGTTCGGGGCGCTGCGGCTGGCCATGGCAAGCACGGGATATGCCGACCTCAAGGAGTTCCACAAGGCGGAGTTGGTGGTGGCGCCGTCGGTCCGGACCGAGGGGAAGGCCCTGCAGCGGAGCCAGCGAGTCGGGATGGGTTCTTGA
- a CDS encoding CPBP family intramembrane metalloprotease: protein MLEARWRWHDALTVLGAGVLGAVVAGLLAGALGADTADPHFYFWVLIPLQNLGHIGALALIGRVRGFPDLANALSFEVEPHHARWVVAGAAMSIVLAWLAAGLRFLLGVEDATPQGIVEAVTETRGTGTMAAVVVSVAVLGPVVEEMIHRGLVFRMLGGDNRKPVTAVIVTSVLFSAIHLVDPSLYSAAGAVTLVVLFAFGLFLGTLRARTGTLGPPIFAHSGFNLTTLVVLYFFPTPLSSL from the coding sequence GTGCTGGAAGCTCGCTGGCGTTGGCACGACGCCCTTACGGTCCTGGGAGCAGGAGTCCTTGGGGCGGTGGTCGCAGGACTGCTCGCCGGCGCACTCGGCGCGGATACCGCCGACCCGCACTTCTACTTCTGGGTCCTGATTCCCCTCCAGAACCTAGGCCACATCGGCGCGCTCGCCCTGATCGGAAGGGTTCGAGGGTTCCCGGACCTGGCCAACGCTCTGTCGTTCGAGGTCGAGCCGCACCACGCCCGTTGGGTAGTGGCCGGCGCGGCCATGTCGATAGTGCTCGCCTGGCTCGCGGCCGGTCTGCGTTTCCTTTTGGGCGTCGAGGACGCGACCCCCCAGGGGATCGTGGAAGCGGTCACCGAGACCCGCGGAACCGGCACGATGGCGGCGGTGGTGGTGAGCGTGGCGGTGCTGGGACCGGTCGTGGAGGAGATGATCCACCGCGGGCTGGTCTTCCGCATGCTCGGGGGAGACAACCGCAAGCCGGTCACGGCCGTGATCGTCACCTCTGTCCTGTTCAGCGCCATCCATCTGGTGGATCCGTCGCTGTACAGCGCGGCCGGCGCCGTCACCCTCGTGGTCCTCTTCGCGTTCGGGTTGTTCCTGGGAACGCTCCGGGCACGAACCGGTACCCTCGGACCCCCCATCTTCGCCCACAGCGGCTTCAACCTGACGACGCTGGTCGTGCTGTACTTCTTCCCGACCCCCTTGTCTAGTCTCTAG
- the cimA gene encoding citramalate synthase, translating into MAHPRLEIYDTTLRDGAQQEGISLTVSDKLRIAALLDDLGVGYIEGGWPGANPKDSEFFKRARSELNLRTASLTAFGATRRPRRSVEGDPQMLNLLEAETDVVCIVGKAWDYHVREALLTDLDDGVAMVAESVAYLRRHGRRVFFDAEHFFDGYRSNPDFSIRVLRAALEEGAERLVLCDTNGGRLLPDIAGAIDHVQEALPDAELGVHFHNDAGCAVASSLTAVEMGIRQVQGCINGYGERTGNADLSTILPDLVLKMGVPVLEPGRLKILSPIAHHIAEIVNVSLEPQSPFVGASAFTHKAGLHTSALARRPDAYEHQDPAQVGNRTRTVVSELSGRSTILAKARDLGIALTSGQAADVLDEIKHMENRGYHFEAADGSFELMLRQAGGWSHDFFELESFRVSTEHRSDALVMAEATVKIVIRGERVIRTGEGNGPVNALDQALREALRHHYPHLDTLRLTNYNVRVLDATASTAAVVRVFIEMSDGPSTWGSIGVHENVIEATWEAMADGIVIGLLRAGAEPIGALAMGL; encoded by the coding sequence ATGGCACATCCCCGACTCGAAATCTACGACACGACCCTGCGCGACGGGGCGCAGCAGGAGGGCATCTCGCTGACCGTCTCCGACAAGTTGCGGATCGCCGCCTTGCTGGACGACCTCGGCGTCGGCTACATCGAGGGCGGATGGCCCGGGGCCAACCCGAAGGACAGCGAGTTCTTCAAGCGGGCACGTTCCGAACTCAACCTCCGCACCGCGTCGTTGACTGCGTTCGGCGCCACGCGCCGGCCCCGCCGCTCTGTCGAGGGCGATCCGCAGATGCTCAACCTGCTCGAAGCGGAGACGGACGTGGTCTGCATCGTCGGGAAGGCGTGGGACTACCACGTCCGGGAAGCCCTCCTGACGGACCTCGACGACGGCGTCGCCATGGTGGCGGAGTCGGTGGCCTACCTGAGACGCCACGGCCGGCGCGTCTTCTTCGACGCGGAGCACTTCTTCGACGGCTACCGGTCGAACCCGGACTTCTCCATCAGAGTGCTCCGCGCCGCACTCGAGGAGGGCGCCGAGCGTCTGGTCCTGTGCGATACCAACGGTGGGCGCCTGCTGCCGGACATCGCCGGCGCCATCGACCACGTCCAGGAGGCCCTTCCGGACGCCGAACTGGGCGTGCATTTCCACAACGACGCCGGCTGTGCGGTGGCCTCGTCGCTGACGGCCGTCGAGATGGGCATCCGCCAGGTGCAGGGGTGCATCAACGGCTACGGAGAGCGCACGGGTAACGCCGACCTCTCCACCATCCTCCCCGACCTCGTGCTCAAGATGGGAGTCCCGGTACTCGAACCGGGCCGACTCAAGATCCTGTCGCCCATCGCCCACCACATCGCCGAGATCGTGAACGTCAGCCTCGAACCCCAAAGCCCGTTCGTCGGCGCGTCGGCCTTCACCCACAAGGCCGGCCTGCACACCTCGGCGCTGGCCCGGCGTCCCGACGCCTACGAGCACCAGGACCCGGCTCAGGTAGGCAACCGGACCCGCACCGTGGTCTCGGAACTGTCGGGACGCTCGACCATCCTCGCCAAGGCCCGGGACCTTGGTATCGCGCTCACCAGCGGCCAGGCCGCCGATGTGCTGGACGAGATCAAGCACATGGAGAACCGCGGCTATCACTTCGAGGCCGCCGACGGATCGTTCGAGCTGATGCTGAGGCAGGCCGGCGGCTGGTCGCACGACTTCTTCGAGTTGGAGTCGTTCCGGGTCTCGACCGAGCATCGGTCCGATGCGCTGGTCATGGCGGAGGCCACGGTCAAGATCGTCATCCGGGGCGAGCGGGTGATAAGGACCGGCGAAGGCAACGGTCCGGTCAACGCACTCGACCAGGCGCTGAGGGAAGCGCTCAGGCACCACTATCCCCACCTGGACACGCTGCGCCTCACCAACTACAACGTGCGCGTCCTGGACGCCACCGCCTCGACGGCCGCGGTGGTGAGGGTCTTCATCGAGATGAGCGATGGCCCGTCGACCTGGGGATCCATCGGGGTGCACGAGAACGTTATCGAAGCCACGTGGGAGGCGATGGCGGACGGGATCGTCATCGGCCTGCTCCGGGCCGGAGCGGAACCGATCGGCGCGCTCGCCATGGGATTGTGA
- the trpS gene encoding tryptophan--tRNA ligase, translating into MTTKRVFSGIQPSGDIHIGNYMGALRNWVAMQDEYATVYCVVDLHALTLPQDPAELARARLRTAKILLAAGIDPGRSLVYYQSQVPQHAELSWIMGTFASMGHLGRMTQYKEKEDKGGQNLGLFSYPVLMAADILVHRVHAVPVGNDQTQHLEFTRDLVDRFNSRYGDFFPVPEQITPPVGARVMSLKDPTSKMAKSDPDPGSRIIVTDDADTIVTKVRRAVTDSGNLVAYDVERKPGISNLLDILSAFTGRSVRQLAEEHRSAGYGRFKQTVAEAVISGLSPVRRAYLDLDDHDVERIMSEGAEEARTRAEETMIGVRRLIGISSR; encoded by the coding sequence GTGACCACGAAAAGGGTGTTTTCGGGGATCCAGCCCAGCGGTGACATCCACATCGGCAACTACATGGGAGCGCTCCGCAACTGGGTGGCCATGCAGGACGAGTACGCCACGGTCTACTGCGTTGTCGATCTCCATGCCCTGACCCTCCCTCAAGACCCGGCCGAACTGGCGCGGGCCCGGCTGCGGACCGCCAAGATCCTGCTGGCGGCGGGGATCGACCCCGGCCGCTCCCTGGTGTATTACCAGAGCCAGGTTCCGCAGCACGCCGAGTTGTCCTGGATCATGGGAACCTTCGCCTCGATGGGCCACCTGGGCCGGATGACCCAGTACAAGGAGAAGGAGGACAAGGGCGGGCAGAACCTGGGTCTGTTCTCCTATCCGGTCCTGATGGCAGCCGACATCCTGGTCCACCGCGTGCATGCCGTGCCGGTCGGCAACGACCAGACCCAGCATCTCGAGTTCACCCGGGATCTCGTTGATCGGTTCAATTCCCGATACGGCGACTTCTTCCCGGTTCCCGAACAGATAACCCCCCCGGTGGGAGCACGGGTGATGTCGCTGAAGGACCCCACATCCAAGATGGCCAAGTCCGATCCGGATCCGGGCTCGCGGATAATCGTGACCGACGACGCCGACACCATCGTCACCAAGGTCCGGCGGGCGGTCACCGACTCCGGCAACCTGGTCGCCTACGACGTGGAGCGCAAGCCGGGGATCAGCAACCTGCTGGACATCCTGTCCGCGTTCACGGGCCGCAGCGTCCGCCAACTGGCGGAGGAGCACCGCTCCGCCGGCTACGGACGGTTCAAGCAAACCGTTGCCGAGGCGGTGATCTCGGGGCTGTCGCCGGTGCGCCGAGCCTATCTCGACCTGGACGACCACGATGTGGAGCGGATCATGTCAGAGGGCGCGGAAGAGGCCCGAACCAGGGCCGAGGAGACCATGATCGGCGTGCGCCGCCTGATCGGAATATCTAGTCGCTAG
- a CDS encoding DUF2587 domain-containing protein has product MTDDRKDTDARASAGGLMVVETSTEEEDIPDRIEEPAKLLRIASMTRSMLEEVRTATLDEEGRARLKAVFDATLEQLHTVLTDDLREELAEVFVPLDEGVPTQAEIRVAQAQLIGWLEGLFNGIQAAIMTQQMAARAQLKQIRGGSPPDEDHGGGGLYL; this is encoded by the coding sequence ATGACCGACGACCGCAAGGACACCGACGCTCGGGCATCGGCCGGCGGCCTCATGGTGGTGGAGACCTCCACCGAAGAGGAGGACATTCCGGACCGGATCGAGGAGCCCGCCAAGCTTCTCAGGATCGCGTCCATGACCCGCTCCATGCTGGAAGAGGTCAGGACCGCCACGCTCGACGAGGAAGGGCGAGCCAGGTTGAAGGCGGTCTTCGACGCCACCCTGGAGCAACTCCATACGGTGCTGACCGATGACCTGCGGGAGGAGTTGGCCGAGGTGTTCGTCCCTCTGGATGAGGGAGTTCCGACCCAGGCGGAGATCAGGGTGGCTCAGGCCCAGTTGATCGGCTGGCTGGAGGGCCTGTTCAACGGCATCCAGGCGGCCATCATGACCCAGCAGATGGCTGCTCGCGCCCAGCTGAAGCAGATCAGGGGCGGCTCTCCCCCCGATGAGGACCACGGCGGAGGCGGCCTCTATCTGTAG
- a CDS encoding histidinol phosphate phosphatase, with protein MSSGVPPVDESLLSQAVHLARLAGQLTLRWYDGSTEVMVKGDGSPVTEADREAERLLRTEIARLFPDDGIVGEEFADTAGSSGRTWFIDPIDGTQSFIRSVPLFATLLALEDEHGVAVGVIDLPALGETMAAGRGLGCYLNERTVSVRRRSDLEGAALCTSGFDLLPQDMAERLQAGPMMLRGWGDAYGYSLVASGRVDVMLDPIVNPWDVAPMVVILSEAGGRFTDLSGEPSFRSGTGLATNGDIHDAVLDLVTGRSAAGRA; from the coding sequence GTGAGCAGCGGCGTACCCCCCGTCGACGAGTCGTTGCTCAGCCAGGCCGTCCACCTGGCCAGGCTGGCCGGACAACTCACCCTGCGTTGGTATGACGGATCCACGGAGGTGATGGTCAAGGGGGACGGAAGCCCGGTTACGGAGGCGGACCGGGAGGCGGAGCGGCTCCTCCGCACCGAAATCGCCCGGCTATTCCCCGACGACGGCATCGTGGGGGAAGAATTCGCCGACACCGCCGGGTCGTCAGGACGCACCTGGTTCATCGACCCCATCGACGGCACGCAGTCCTTCATCCGGAGCGTCCCGTTGTTCGCGACACTGCTCGCTCTCGAGGATGAGCACGGCGTGGCTGTGGGGGTCATAGACCTCCCCGCCCTGGGCGAGACCATGGCGGCCGGCCGGGGCCTCGGCTGTTACCTGAACGAACGCACCGTATCGGTGCGCCGCCGGTCCGACCTGGAGGGCGCGGCACTATGCACCAGCGGCTTCGACCTGCTTCCCCAGGACATGGCCGAACGCCTCCAGGCCGGGCCGATGATGCTGCGGGGATGGGGCGACGCCTACGGTTACAGCCTGGTGGCTTCGGGGCGGGTGGACGTCATGCTCGACCCGATCGTCAACCCGTGGGACGTGGCGCCGATGGTTGTCATCCTCTCGGAGGCCGGCGGCAGGTTCACAGACCTGTCCGGAGAACCATCGTTCCGGTCCGGAACCGGCCTGGCGACCAACGGGGACATCCATGATGCCGTCCTCGACCTCGTCACCGGTCGCTCAGCCGCCGGTCGCGCCTAA
- a CDS encoding CDP-alcohol phosphatidyltransferase family protein has translation MDRDVSGVGAGLDRADVADLLTLARLLSAPILLWLVSNRSLDAAVLLVVVAWWTDFLDGRLARRAGRETRLKDWDLRADAWLASAVGLGLGLGGYFSWWVAAPVAVGVLVMSVLLSNPAAVMAGVAVQYGMFLMAIYLWADLWWLGVLHVLVFLVAGWKRFWGVVLPAFWAGLAGLVSGRGRDRRLVLDDWAE, from the coding sequence ATGGACCGCGACGTATCCGGGGTCGGGGCCGGACTCGATCGGGCCGATGTCGCCGACCTGCTCACGCTGGCGCGCTTGTTGAGCGCCCCGATCCTGCTCTGGCTGGTGTCGAATCGCAGCCTGGACGCCGCGGTTCTGCTGGTTGTTGTCGCGTGGTGGACGGATTTTCTGGATGGCCGCCTGGCCCGCAGGGCCGGTCGTGAAACCCGCTTGAAGGACTGGGACTTGCGCGCTGACGCTTGGTTGGCGAGTGCTGTGGGTCTCGGTCTCGGATTGGGGGGCTACTTCTCGTGGTGGGTGGCCGCGCCGGTTGCCGTCGGCGTTCTGGTCATGTCGGTTCTGCTGTCCAATCCCGCCGCGGTCATGGCGGGCGTCGCTGTCCAGTACGGGATGTTCCTCATGGCGATTTACCTCTGGGCTGATCTGTGGTGGTTGGGCGTCCTGCATGTGCTCGTTTTCCTGGTGGCAGGCTGGAAGAGATTCTGGGGTGTGGTATTGCCCGCTTTCTGGGCGGGCCTTGCCGGCCTGGTGTCGGGGCGCGGCCGGGATCGTCGCCTGGTCCTTGACGACTGGGCGGAGTGA